The following coding sequences are from one Pseudomonadota bacterium window:
- a CDS encoding serine hydrolase translates to MGWMEGFPPPPDKLITQPDSNYFSFPKLRWTVCHLREFLPTEQVSRGLGAPSELTYALDAGIDQVTFMPMGSTEPMTWEASLAANYTDGMLIIHRGKVVYERYLGCLDEAGKHGAMSMTKSMTGLLAEILVAEGALDEAALVSTIVPELSSSAFGSATVRQVMDMTTSLDYSEDYADPKAEIWIYSQAASPLPKPKDYSGPDGYFEYLQTVRPAGEHGQAFAYKTVNTDVLGWIVSRVSGQEVTELLSERIWSKIGTEQDGYMTVDGKGTPFAGGGLSAGLRDLGRIGLLLLNGGVVDGQRLFPAEVVGGIRRGGDKDHFAKAGYTTLEGGSYRGMWWVFHNDHGAFAARGVHGQTIYIDPMADMVLVRFASFPTAKNGKIDPTSLPAYQAVAEYLLNR, encoded by the coding sequence ATGGGATGGATGGAGGGTTTTCCCCCGCCGCCCGATAAGCTCATCACCCAGCCCGATTCGAATTACTTCAGCTTTCCCAAGCTCCGTTGGACGGTGTGCCATCTACGCGAGTTTTTGCCGACGGAGCAGGTAAGTCGGGGGCTCGGAGCACCCTCAGAACTGACCTACGCGCTGGACGCAGGGATCGATCAGGTCACCTTCATGCCGATGGGGTCGACCGAACCGATGACCTGGGAGGCATCGCTAGCCGCGAACTACACCGACGGCATGCTGATCATCCATCGTGGGAAGGTGGTCTATGAACGTTATCTGGGCTGCCTGGACGAAGCGGGCAAGCATGGCGCGATGTCGATGACCAAGTCGATGACCGGCCTGCTGGCGGAAATTCTGGTCGCTGAAGGGGCGCTGGATGAAGCTGCGCTAGTCTCAACCATCGTGCCTGAGCTGTCGTCGAGTGCTTTTGGCAGCGCGACGGTGCGACAGGTGATGGACATGACCACGTCGCTCGACTACAGCGAAGACTACGCTGATCCGAAGGCGGAAATCTGGATTTACTCCCAGGCGGCCAGCCCGCTGCCGAAGCCAAAGGACTACTCCGGCCCGGACGGCTACTTCGAATACCTCCAGACGGTCCGTCCAGCGGGTGAGCATGGCCAGGCGTTTGCCTACAAAACCGTGAACACGGATGTTCTAGGCTGGATTGTCTCCCGAGTTTCGGGTCAGGAGGTCACCGAGCTGTTGTCAGAGCGCATCTGGAGCAAAATCGGCACGGAGCAGGACGGATACATGACGGTGGACGGGAAGGGGACGCCGTTTGCCGGCGGTGGCCTGAGTGCCGGCCTACGAGACCTGGGGCGGATCGGACTATTGCTGCTGAACGGAGGTGTCGTCGACGGGCAGCGCCTGTTTCCCGCCGAGGTGGTGGGCGGAATCCGTCGTGGCGGTGACAAGGACCACTTTGCTAAAGCCGGCTACACAACCCTGGAAGGCGGCAGCTATCGCGGCATGTGGTGGGTGTTTCATAACGACCACGGCGCGTTCGCGGCTCGCGGCGTGCACGGCCAAACGATTTACATCGATCCGATGGCTGACATGGTACTGGTGAGGTTCGCGTCCTTTCCCACGGCCAAGAACGGCAAGATCGACCCCACATCGCTGCCGGCCTATCAGGCGGTGGCGGAGTACCTGTTGAACCGGTGA